In Aerococcus loyolae, a genomic segment contains:
- a CDS encoding phosphatase PAP2 family protein: MKHLDRTFFPHLLGSLLALIPFALICLTAAIHPAFIQGADQAIGGALFAWGPQWWQTFVTYFTEIGTTIYIIIAALIISAILYFFKCRFLGVWFSSQLILGILLGNQSIKYIVKRPRPSFIQPLIEQGGYSFPSAHSMGSVLMYGGLCLIAFYFIRSYKKRQILGIATGVLCLAIALSRVYLGVHYFSDIIAGLSLGVAWLSLSSTLLPAFPRAIRDESTDQEEKQAEDWEDEPESADPAEQTESTPQLHVIHSKSEDPDKQDRFITSLDTAEGQDLADDLEKLEAEPDPSDDNEN; the protein is encoded by the coding sequence ATGAAACATTTAGATCGAACATTCTTCCCCCATTTACTCGGCTCGCTACTTGCCTTGATCCCCTTCGCCTTAATTTGTTTAACGGCAGCCATCCACCCTGCCTTTATCCAAGGGGCTGATCAAGCGATTGGTGGGGCCCTGTTTGCTTGGGGGCCCCAGTGGTGGCAGACCTTTGTCACTTACTTCACTGAAATTGGGACGACAATTTATATTATTATCGCCGCCCTGATTATTAGTGCCATCCTCTATTTCTTCAAGTGCCGCTTCCTAGGGGTCTGGTTTTCTAGCCAACTTATTCTCGGTATCCTGCTCGGTAACCAAAGTATTAAGTATATTGTTAAACGCCCCCGGCCTAGCTTTATCCAACCCCTTATTGAACAAGGGGGCTATTCCTTTCCTAGTGCCCATTCTATGGGCAGCGTCTTAATGTACGGGGGCTTGTGCTTAATTGCTTTTTACTTTATCCGTTCTTACAAGAAGCGCCAAATCTTAGGGATTGCTACGGGCGTCCTCTGCCTGGCCATTGCCCTCAGCCGGGTCTACCTTGGTGTTCATTATTTTTCCGACATTATCGCCGGTCTATCCTTAGGGGTGGCCTGGTTAAGCTTATCCAGCACCCTCTTACCTGCTTTTCCAAGGGCTATTAGAGATGAGTCAACTGATCAAGAAGAAAAGCAAGCTGAAGACTGGGAAGATGAACCCGAAAGTGCGGACCCAGCTGAGCAGACAGAATCCACGCCTCAGCTCCACGTGATCCACAGTAAGAGTGAAGATCCAGACAAACAGGACCGCTTCATCACTAGCTTAGACACTGCTGAAGGCCAAGACTTAGCTGACGACTTAGAAAAATTGGAAGCAGAGCCTGACCCTAGTGATGACAATGAGAACTAG
- the rpsO gene encoding 30S ribosomal protein S15: MALTKEEKDAIIEKYATHEGDTGSAEVQIALLTADINNLNEHAKTHKKDHHSYRGLMKKIGHRRNLLAYLRNKDVTRYRNLIKSLGLRR, translated from the coding sequence ATGGCATTAACTAAAGAAGAAAAAGACGCTATTATCGAAAAATACGCAACACATGAAGGGGATACTGGTTCTGCTGAAGTACAAATTGCTTTATTAACTGCAGATATCAACAACCTTAACGAACACGCTAAAACTCATAAGAAAGACCACCACTCATATCGTGGTTTAATGAAGAAAATCGGTCACCGTCGTAACTTACTAGCTTACTTACGTAACAAAGACGTTACTCGTTACCGTAACTTAATTAAGAGTTTAGGTTTACGTCGTTAA